Part of the Pirellulales bacterium genome is shown below.
AGCCGAACGCGAGGCCCATGCTGGCTTCTCGGACTCCCCAGCCGGCGATCGAGATCGGTACCATGGTGATCAGCATGACCGGCGGCACCAGCTGAAACACCTGCTCGAACAGCACGGGAGCGGCAATCGAGCGCACCACGCACCAGGCGATCACCACGGTGAGTATATGGACCAGGAACGACAGCGCTGCGACCTTGGGGCCGCGGTCGCGGCTGAAGATCACGCGATTGGCGATGACGGCGCAGGCGTGCAGATGGTGGGTAGCCCACCAGTTCTTCAGCCAGGGCCATCTGAGCCGGCCGAACAGCAGAAAGCCGAGGCCGCCGGCCAATGCCGCGAAATCGACGAACAGCAATGCAGTGCGACCGTTCGGATCCGAAATCAGCCGGTAGCTCCAGGGCAGGCTCGCCACAATCACGATGGCGAGCGCGATCAGACCGACCGCGCGGTCCACAAAAATAGAATAGGTGGCGGCGCGCCAGCCGACGCCGGTGCGTGCGACCAGCCACAACCGAACCGCATCGCCGCCGATCGAGGAGGGTAGCGTTTGATTGAAGAAGGTGCCGATCACGTTGTAGCGCGTTGCCTGCGCCAGGCGGAGCGGGGCGCCGCACTCGGCGCTGATCTCGCGCCATCGCAGCACCCCGATGAAGATCTGCAGGAACGTCACCGCGATCGCGAGCCCGATCCAACCGAGGCTTGCGACGGTGAAGCGCGAGGCGAACTCGTGAAAATCGACCTTGCGCAGCGCCAGATACAAAAGGCCCGCGGAAACCAGTATCTTCAGCGAGGAAATCACAATCCGGCGCATCGAAGGTGGCAGCAATCGGTTCGAGGAAGTCAAAACGCGGAC
Proteins encoded:
- a CDS encoding flippase-like domain-containing protein, which encodes MISSLKILVSAGLLYLALRKVDFHEFASRFTVASLGWIGLAIAVTFLQIFIGVLRWREISAECGAPLRLAQATRYNVIGTFFNQTLPSSIGGDAVRLWLVARTGVGWRAATYSIFVDRAVGLIALAIVIVASLPWSYRLISDPNGRTALLFVDFAALAGGLGFLLFGRLRWPWLKNWWATHHLHACAVIANRVIFSRDRGPKVAALSFLVHILTVVIAWCVVRSIAAPVLFEQVFQLVPPVMLITMVPISIAGWGVREASMGLAFGYAGLVANEGVNVSLLFGAVSFLVGAIGGLVWIFSAEKAAKGAAPIAVPN